GAATGCCTAGAGGTTTATTTTCGACGATTTGCCCATCTTGGAGCAAATATCAATGCCCAAAATACAAAGGGAGAAACCTTACTTATCAAAGCAGTGAAAAATGACGATATCGAGACGGTCCACTTTCTACTCCAGCAAAAAGGAATCGATATCAATCTTGTCGATGATTTTGGCCATGATGCTTCTTTTTATGCATCCAAAAATCCCTGGATTTTTGAACTTATTGCAGCAGCTCGTCAACGGAACTCAATGGACCATCAAACTTCAGCGGGTTCGAAGTATCAATCGGGTAAAGCTCCTTTTTTCTTCTCGAAAGAAATCTCTTCTACGACATCAGGACCAGGACAATCATCCCGCGAAGTACCGATTTTTGGTTAGCCTATCAAATAGTTGACCTTCGCACTGGACGAAAAACCACTACCCCTTAAGAGCCCTTTAGCGTGCCGACTCGGCTCACTACCCATGTCATCCCGAGTATAGCGAGGGATCTCCCTGCAGTGGCACAATCTTTGAAAATAGATATAAATCACGTCTTGACCAGATAATGCTTCTTTACACGTAACCATTGTGTTTTCCTTGCCGAACTAACTTTTGTTTGATACAGGTTTTGTTGAGCAGCTGCCTTTCTGGGCACCGCTATTATGCTTTGCATAACCGTATAATTTTACATGTTTTTCTAATTAATTAGATTAGGTGCTGATTGCCGGAGATCCCTCGCTATGCTCGGGATGACATGGGAATTAAAACCGGGCATGGGTACGCTAACATGCTCTTAAGGATAAGTGGTTTTTCGTCCTGCATTACGATGATTGACATCACTCTGGGTTAATCAGTAACCTTATCATGATGAATAATACGCACCGCAAAGGAGTTGCTAATGCGTTCCTACATGAAGATTTTTTTACCTATCGCCATTCTTTTATTAATTATTTTCAGCAAAGCAATTCAGGCTGATGAGGCTTCTTTTAACACGCTTCAGCCTGGTAAACTCATCGTAGCGACTTATTTTACTAACCCTCCGTTTGAATTCCTCAAGCATGACAAGCAAGTGGGTTTTGAAGTTGATTTGATTAAAGAAATTGCTAAACGATTAAATTTACAACTTGAATTTAAAAATACACAGTGGGAAATAATCATCAATGATTTAAGAGCAAACCACTATGATCTTATCATGGGCGCAATTACTATCACCACCGAACGTGAAAAATTAATTTCCTTCTCCAACCCCTATATGACAACCACCTTGAGTCTTATTATCAATGCCCAAAAAAAACCTCAGGTCAAATCCCTAAATGATTTAAAAAACCTGATTGTCGGTGTTCAAGCAGCCACAACCGATTTTGATATTGCCAAACAAATGAAGGAAAAAGGGGCTATCCAAGGAATAAAAATTTACCCTTTTATTGATTTTAATTCAGCAATTTCTGATCTAGTCGCCGGAAAAATTGGTGCTGTCATGAAAGTCTTTCCAGTCGCTTATTATTATGTCCAGCAGCACCCTGAATTAAAAATTCTGGCTGCAATACCTAATGCTCCACAACCGTTGGGTTTTGGCATTAATAAAAAGAATACTGGATTGGTCTTTGCGGTTAATACCGCACAAGCTGCAATGAAAACCGACGGGACGTATAATAAAATCTATCAAAAATGGTTTGGTTAGAAGAAACACTCAGGTTGTGTCCCCGGATCCAGAAATCGCTCTCGATCATTGGACCCGCAGACCTAAGTATAAGCAAATATAATGCCGCTAAGGCATAACAAACCGCTATTGCACTTCGCGGGATGCCTCTAACATCCAACGGGATTTTTCATGTTCTTCGAGCCTATCGGCAAGTAAATTTGCAGTACCCTCATCATTATTTTTTTGCGCAAAAACAAGCGCCTGATTTAAGTCTTTCACCAAAGTATCATGATCTTGTGCTAACTCAGTGACCATTTGGTTGGAATTAAGGCTTGAATCACCATCTTTAATGCGCTTTAAGCTTTCAAATTCCTTAAAAGTGGCTGGTACCTTATGCCCAATCGTGCGGATACGCTCAGCGATCAAATCCACGGCTTCAGCTAACTGATGATATTGTTCATCGAACAATTGGTGCAATCCCTTAAATTGCGGACCTCTGACATGCCAATGATAATTTTGTGTTTTCAAGTATAAGGCATAGGTATCCGCCATGATGATTGCCAATTTTTTTGCTACCTCGCTCATATTAAACTCCTTATTATTTCTATAATTAACAATAGCCAAAAATAATCTTATTGAAAAATCAATTATTTAAATTGATGTAATTGATTTGACCTATCGTACCTTAAAATTGAAACGGGCTAAACTTGGATTCATTCCTTTAATAATAGATAGACTGGAAACAAATTTCCCCCCTATTTTCAAAATTTTGTTAGAATCATTTTTTTATCTATCCGATGATGAGACGCTAATGGACCAACAGCTACTTACCCTTGATGCAGAGGATCTCTATTCGCTGAGTAAAGACTGCAAAAATCTTGCACTTGCCTCGTTAGAATCAGGAAAAGTCATTTATCTACCCTCTTGCTCTTTTCCTTTATTGCCCAGTGAAAAGAATAAGATTTTTTCAGATACACTTCTTGATGGTAAGCATAAAAATGTCAGCTTTGATTACCGTACCAAGCGATTAGGTGGTTTTCATTTAAAAAATGATAATGGCAACTTAGCCGAACTACTAACAATTTTCATGTCTCGTTATGCTGAATTTGCTAAGCAACTTATAGATTTGGTCTTGCCGCATTATCAAGATAGTTTACATTGGGGTAGAACCAGTTATCGGCCTGCAGAAATAAAAGGACGGGCAAGCTCAAAGCGGAAAGATGATACTCGTCTACATGTCGACTCTTTCCCGGCCACGCCTGTGAATGGAAAACGAATATTACGTGTTTTTTCTAATATCAACCCTTTTAATGAACCTAGAATTTGGCATTTAGGCGAACCTTTTCCCCAGGTGCTTAAACGTTTCGCAGCGGATATCCCAAACTATAGCCGTACCCGAGCAAAATTGTTGCATATGATTAAAGCAACAAAAACATTGCGTTCCGCCTATGATCATTATCAGCTTAACTTACATGACAACATGAAGCTTTGTGATGAATATCAACAAACAGTGAGAAAGCAACGAATTGATTTTCCAGCACAAAGCACATGGATCGTGTTCACTGATCAGGTATCCCACGCGGCGTTGGGTGGGCAATTTTTGCTAGAACAAACCTTTTATTTGCCAACCGAAGCCATGGCTAACCCAGAGTTGTCCCCTCTTAAGCAGTGGGAACAAGAGAAAGCTATGGCTTGTGTTTGAACCTGAAGTGGATTAATGAATACTAAAGGTAAGATTCTCTGTGCTTGAGAAGTTGCGGATTAATTTGCTCCTACAGCGCCTTCTTGCGATGGGATCTATTAAAGGGTTAATTCCCTTTAATAGAGGATGCATTAAGTGATTTATCGCTTGAATTCAGTTTTTTTATTCATTTAGGGTATCCAACAATCCTTTTTCTAACTGATTCATCGTATTCTGATAACCAAATTCAGCAATTTTCTCTAAGCATTTAAAGTCAAATAACCCTACTCGTTTGATATTGTGATCTATACAATAATCAGCGCTGTTTGCCATTTGCTGCTGGTGGAACTGGCTACTTATTAGAAGAGACTTCATAAATATGAAATTTAAATTTGGCATATCGATTTTCTTAGCAAAGGGATTCAATTTGTTGATAAGTAATCGTGACCCTTTAATGCTGCCATCGGAGGACTCATACCTATGAATGCTACTGGTTTGTACAATCTGTGATGCAATGATTTTTCCACCATTGTTGATTAATTCCATTTGGTCTACAGGAAGGTTGTTCATCACACAACCATCCACCAAAATTTCCCCTTCTTCATTGATCAAAGGAGGAAAAATTGCAGGTATTGAGAAACTCGCTCTCACTGCACTCCATATTAATCCAGTATTGAATACTTTAAGATTCATGCGGGATAAATTGCACGCCACACAAAAATAGCGGCAACGTAAATTTTCAATATAGGAATTCTCGCCGAATACCTCCCTGAATCCATCGGTAATATTCTTTCCAGTAAAAATTGAAATAAAAGGGATAGTGTATTTATTAACTTTATAGTTTAAACAAAACTGTTTCATTACCTGCAGCATATCTTCATAATTTAAGTGTCTTGCGTATGCAGCAGCGATTACACTTCCCATGCTTGTTCCACCTATCATGTCGATGGATATTTTTTTCTCTTGCAATGCCTTGATTGTTCCTATATGAGCCAAACCACGGGCTCCACCACCGCTTAATACTAAGCAAGTACTTTTTCCGATAATACACCTTGCCAAACGACTATATTCACCTTTTTCATCAATTAATGTGTAATAACCATTTAAATCCCTTCTTGAAATAAAATTCTGTACCTCTGTGGTAATAATCGTGTTTGGATGCTTCACTAAAACGAGCTCTTTGCGATGGATATATTTTTTTTCTTTGAAAATGTACTGTTCTATTAAATTTGGGTGATAACTGCTATTTTCATTCGCTACAAAAATAAGATGATCAGTTTGGTTAATAAACCTGATTGATATATCAGTTAATTCATTATCCAACACATTAATGATGTATTCGTATTTACTTTCATTTTCAAAAAAATCTTCCATGAACTGTTCTCTAGTAACAGATGATTGCTTATCATTTACATGCTCGATTAAAGTTTTCCCATGTTCAGAAAGTGATAAAAATAATTTCTCTGAAAAATTTCTAATTTCTTTAAAATCACCCGAGGGAACCAAGGTAATTGTTTTAATTTTACGCTTATACAATGTAAAAGTTGAGCGATAACAAGCCAACCTTTTTGCATTAATTTTTCCTATATTTGTAATGAAATTTAAAAAAAGATTGTTCGTTAAAACCTTTGTTCTCGATAATCTTATCAGGAGGCTATCTCGCATTGAAATTACATTAGCATTCCGAGGATTTTTAGTAAAAAAAGAGGCCTCTCCAACAACATCAATCGGAGAAATTTCCGCCAAATATATCTCTTGATTTTCTTGTTCCCTTGTAACTACTAAATACCCTTGTAAAAGAATATAAAGATTATCATCGAGTTCGTTCTGTCTAATAAGATATTCATTGCTTTGTAAAACGATGGTATCTCCAACCATGAGTATATTATTAATTTGGTCCTCACTAATACCTTCAAAAGCCGGTATTAAAGCGAGCTTTTTTAATACCTCATCCCAATTTCTAAATCGCCTTTTAAGAACTTCGTCTGTAACTTGTTCAATGAACATAATTATGCCTAATCATAGACCCTAACTTTTAAAATTATAGGCCAGTGGACATTGAATGGATATTAAGCGGACCGCTTTACCCTTCCCATCAAACATCCATTATCTTAGGCTTCAATACCAATCGTAGTGACGCTCTTAGGAATATTGCCCTGCCGCAGATTTTGACAACCCCAAAATGCACCTCTACCAATCAAGCGGACATTTTCAGGAATATTGATTTGTTCCAAATTCGTGCAGTGCAAAAATGCATCCTAATCAATTGAAGTGACGCAAGGAGGGATAATAAAGGAGCCATCTTCGGTGAGATCGTTAATATTTACTTCAATTAAGGTGAAGCCATCATCGCTCAATAACATTGTTTATAAATTCAGGTACCTATATATCTAAGACATTTTCACTTGTAAAATGCTCCCATTTCCGAGAAGGACATCATCATACTATTTAAATCCCTTGCGCAGGAGAGGTGATTCAAAGGAAAATAAAAATTCTGCGCGTAATCTAAAATTGGGTAATGTGAAAAAACTCTAGAATGTTGCCTAATAAAAAATCGACTATCCTTAATCCCGATAGCTGAGCGAAGAGAAGCAAGACCCTCCTAATTTCGTATGAAACTTTATAATCGACAATTAAAAAATTGGATTGAAATTTACACAGATGAATCACCACCTGATTCTTCTTTACAACTCGAGATACCTAGTAAAAAGCCTCATCTGCTTATTGCTTTGCCAGCAAAACTATACACTCACGATTATTTTGCCCATAATTTTTCTAACTTAGAGGATCTTGGCTATACCAAAATTAAAGAGGGTAAATTAATTATTTGCATCACTGGTTCTCTAAAAATTGTTAATGCGATCGAAAAAATTCGTCTGCAACGAAGCTATAGGGGCGAGGAAAACAGAAAGCAAATTGCTCACTTTAGCGAATTACAGCAAACCTTGGAATCAGTGATAAAAAAATCACTACCCCCTAAGAGCAAAAATATTGCGAACTATGAATCAACAGTTGATGAAAATTTAAGACAAATTGCATTATCACGAGCAATTCATAAAGCGCAAAAAGTCAAAAAACAAGAAAGCGGTAAAGAAGAAATTTTCAAAGAAATTCCTTCTGGCCGAAGAATTACAGAAATTGAAGCATTTAATGGATTGTGTTATCGCTTATTATTAAATAGTCAAACGCCGAAAGTGAGAAGTGTACACGATGAAAAAGGAAAGAGGATTGGTGTTTTTTCCCGGGTCATCAAAAACTTCAAATCGCTCCATGATTATTATCGGGAATACGGCTGCTCCCCCTCTCAGGATGAACTTATTCAATCTGGCATTGGCAGGATATTAGCAGCAGCCTATTGTGAAGAAGAGAATGATTTGCACGGCGGGAATATCGGCTTTGATCCAACCCTTCTTCGGTCCTACAAAATCGATCATGATGAAGCAACTTGGCCTTTCACCTCCAAATACCGAAATCTTAACCCCCATTTATCTGATTTTAAGGAAGGTAGAAGGGCTTATGGCATAAAACCCATCGATGCTTTTCCGATTACTCAAAGGGATATTACCAATTTTCCTTATTTAACTGACGCGAAACCAAGAAACTTTCCGGATAAAACTGATTCAGGACGCTTAGATTTGGCAGGCATAGACGAAAATGAAGATTTTATTCGCGATACATTTACAATTTTTCTTAAACGAACCCTTTTTAATGCCCAAATTTATCGCCATATTGCTGAAGCAACCATCGGTAGCGAAAAATTACGTCATGAGTTAGTCGCCCATAAAGCTGCACGCACGAATTTGCTTAAAGCCGAACTAATTAAAAACGAAAAATTTTCACGCTTTATCATAGGTAATCCTCAACTAAAATGGCAAATATTGGCTGAGATTAATGAATATAATCAAGATTACAAACTATCGAGTCCATTGCGCATTGATACCGAGGAAATTTCGAACAAATTTGACGAAGTTATACAGGCCAGTGAGTCATTTTTTTTTGCTAAATTTGATAAGGATATTTCCGAAATATTCTACAAACATTATCGGCCAGAAAATGACTATAAATCTCCCTATCTTTTCAATTCCGAAGAAAGAAAATTCAAAACAGTGGCAAGACTAAGCACCCAACTAAGGGTTAACCGACTTACTGCGGAAAGACTTTTTAATCAGGCACGTATGCGATGGCTTAAGAACCCAGATAATTCTTGGGCACTGGCGCAAGAGACCACAATCAACGAGACTTTGGATAATATTCTAAATAAGCTAATTAATCTCGATGGGAAACTTGGACTTTTAGGTGGGCAAAAACGTCGTTTACAGGATGGTAGGATTATTAAGATTGCCAATGGTGCAGCAGCTATTTTCGATCAAGTAATGAAGTATAAACAAGGAGAAACCCCCTGTATTCAAGAGACATTGAATTCAGTTATTCTTCAAGCAAACGCCTCAAATCAATTTAAAGGACACTCTTTTTTTAATAGGCGACAAAAAGAGACATCCGACTTTTATGAATACATCATGAAATTGGACTATGCTGTTGCCAGCGAAACCGATGATAGTTACCCCCAAGTTACTTGCCTGCCCTCTTTTTCCTAATAAGCCCCCAAATGCAGATTCAAAAATTCTGTCTGTTTTTATTAATCCCGAATAGGATATAATCCGTCCAACTAAAATTTATGCAATATGAACCAGAATACAATGACAGAAAAAACAAAACATGCGAAAACAGAAAGAATACCAAACCAGCCCTCTGCACCAATTG
The genomic region above belongs to Legionella micdadei and contains:
- a CDS encoding ABC transporter substrate-binding protein, with amino-acid sequence MRSYMKIFLPIAILLLIIFSKAIQADEASFNTLQPGKLIVATYFTNPPFEFLKHDKQVGFEVDLIKEIAKRLNLQLEFKNTQWEIIINDLRANHYDLIMGAITITTEREKLISFSNPYMTTTLSLIINAQKKPQVKSLNDLKNLIVGVQAATTDFDIAKQMKEKGAIQGIKIYPFIDFNSAISDLVAGKIGAVMKVFPVAYYYVQQHPELKILAAIPNAPQPLGFGINKKNTGLVFAVNTAQAAMKTDGTYNKIYQKWFG
- a CDS encoding Dps family protein; the protein is MSEVAKKLAIIMADTYALYLKTQNYHWHVRGPQFKGLHQLFDEQYHQLAEAVDLIAERIRTIGHKVPATFKEFESLKRIKDGDSSLNSNQMVTELAQDHDTLVKDLNQALVFAQKNNDEGTANLLADRLEEHEKSRWMLEASREVQ
- a CDS encoding Kdo hydroxylase family protein — protein: MDQQLLTLDAEDLYSLSKDCKNLALASLESGKVIYLPSCSFPLLPSEKNKIFSDTLLDGKHKNVSFDYRTKRLGGFHLKNDNGNLAELLTIFMSRYAEFAKQLIDLVLPHYQDSLHWGRTSYRPAEIKGRASSKRKDDTRLHVDSFPATPVNGKRILRVFSNINPFNEPRIWHLGEPFPQVLKRFAADIPNYSRTRAKLLHMIKATKTLRSAYDHYQLNLHDNMKLCDEYQQTVRKQRIDFPAQSTWIVFTDQVSHAALGGQFLLEQTFYLPTEAMANPELSPLKQWEQEKAMACV
- a CDS encoding cyclic nucleotide-binding and patatin-like phospholipase domain-containing protein, whose amino-acid sequence is MFIEQVTDEVLKRRFRNWDEVLKKLALIPAFEGISEDQINNILMVGDTIVLQSNEYLIRQNELDDNLYILLQGYLVVTREQENQEIYLAEISPIDVVGEASFFTKNPRNANVISMRDSLLIRLSRTKVLTNNLFLNFITNIGKINAKRLACYRSTFTLYKRKIKTITLVPSGDFKEIRNFSEKLFLSLSEHGKTLIEHVNDKQSSVTREQFMEDFFENESKYEYIINVLDNELTDISIRFINQTDHLIFVANENSSYHPNLIEQYIFKEKKYIHRKELVLVKHPNTIITTEVQNFISRRDLNGYYTLIDEKGEYSRLARCIIGKSTCLVLSGGGARGLAHIGTIKALQEKKISIDMIGGTSMGSVIAAAYARHLNYEDMLQVMKQFCLNYKVNKYTIPFISIFTGKNITDGFREVFGENSYIENLRCRYFCVACNLSRMNLKVFNTGLIWSAVRASFSIPAIFPPLINEEGEILVDGCVMNNLPVDQMELINNGGKIIASQIVQTSSIHRYESSDGSIKGSRLLINKLNPFAKKIDMPNLNFIFMKSLLISSQFHQQQMANSADYCIDHNIKRVGLFDFKCLEKIAEFGYQNTMNQLEKGLLDTLNE
- a CDS encoding leucine-rich repeat protein, whose translation is MHCTNLEQINIPENVRLIGRGAFWGCQNLRQGNIPKSVTTIGIEA